In Streptomyces sp. NBC_01717, one DNA window encodes the following:
- a CDS encoding thiamine pyrophosphate-dependent enzyme — protein MTRTVARLIGDALSELGVRQVFGVVGDALNPLTEAIRTTEDVEWVGCRHEETAAFAASAQSQLSGNLGVCMGTVGPGSIHLLNGLYDAAKSRTPVLAIAGQVPLTDMGSDYFQEVDNDALFSDVAVFRATISSPDQLPQLLETAVRNALGRNGVAVLTVPGDISDRQLSTDRKARFSLSPGVTRPEESAVQSAAGLLQRAERVTLLVGQGARAAREDVLALADRLAAPMVLTLKAKEGFEGDNNPFQVGQTGLIGNPAAASAMQEADTLLLLGTDFPYREWYPDGRTVIQVDTEATHIGRRVPVEAGLVGDVGATVRDLLRCLGSGEARDRKHLDHARERFESWRDGQARLADPKHDKGAVGRIRSALDNPEHGIRPEALAASVDRVAADNAVFTSDTGMATVWLSRFVEMRGARQLLGSYNLGSMANAMPHALGAQYLDRHRQVIAFCGDGGLSMLLGDLMTLKTSDLPVKLVVFDNRRLGMVKLEQEQAGLPEYGTLLDNPDFAAVATAMGITGIRVTDPADLEESVRRAFATPGPVLLDVLTNPDEIAIPAKPTVGQGFGFAVAKVKEVVRSHREPDSH, from the coding sequence GTGACCCGTACCGTTGCCCGCCTCATCGGAGATGCGCTGAGCGAACTCGGCGTGCGCCAGGTGTTCGGCGTCGTCGGGGACGCACTCAATCCGCTGACGGAAGCCATCCGCACCACCGAGGACGTCGAGTGGGTGGGATGCCGCCACGAGGAGACCGCAGCTTTCGCCGCCAGTGCCCAGTCCCAGCTCTCCGGCAACCTGGGCGTCTGCATGGGCACCGTCGGTCCCGGCTCCATTCACCTGCTCAATGGTCTCTACGACGCGGCCAAGAGTCGCACTCCGGTCCTGGCGATCGCCGGACAGGTGCCATTGACCGACATGGGAAGTGATTACTTCCAAGAGGTCGACAACGACGCCCTCTTCAGTGATGTCGCAGTCTTCCGCGCAACGATCTCCTCCCCCGACCAGCTGCCGCAACTGCTCGAGACCGCCGTTCGCAACGCTCTGGGCCGTAACGGGGTTGCCGTCCTCACCGTGCCGGGCGACATCAGCGACCGGCAGCTGAGCACAGACCGCAAAGCCCGCTTCTCGCTGAGCCCGGGGGTGACGCGACCGGAGGAGTCCGCGGTCCAGAGCGCGGCCGGCCTCCTCCAACGTGCCGAACGGGTCACCCTGCTCGTCGGTCAGGGCGCCCGCGCAGCCCGCGAGGACGTCCTGGCACTCGCTGACCGCCTCGCCGCGCCCATGGTGCTCACGCTCAAGGCGAAGGAGGGTTTCGAGGGAGACAACAACCCCTTCCAGGTCGGCCAGACCGGGCTGATCGGTAATCCGGCTGCAGCTTCCGCCATGCAGGAAGCCGACACGCTTCTGCTGCTGGGTACGGACTTTCCCTACCGGGAGTGGTATCCGGACGGCCGGACTGTCATCCAGGTGGACACCGAAGCCACGCACATCGGACGCCGCGTCCCGGTCGAGGCGGGGCTCGTCGGCGACGTGGGCGCCACAGTCCGAGACCTGCTCCGGTGCCTGGGTTCCGGAGAAGCGCGCGACCGCAAGCATCTTGACCACGCCCGCGAACGTTTCGAAAGCTGGCGCGACGGTCAGGCCCGGCTCGCCGACCCGAAGCACGACAAGGGTGCGGTCGGGCGGATCCGCTCGGCGCTCGACAATCCCGAACACGGAATAAGGCCCGAGGCGCTGGCCGCCAGCGTAGACCGGGTCGCCGCCGACAACGCCGTCTTCACCTCCGACACCGGAATGGCCACCGTGTGGCTCTCACGATTCGTGGAGATGCGCGGTGCGCGACAGCTCCTCGGCTCGTACAACCTCGGCTCCATGGCCAATGCCATGCCACATGCTCTCGGAGCGCAGTACCTCGACCGGCATCGCCAGGTGATCGCGTTCTGCGGTGACGGCGGCCTGAGCATGCTTCTCGGCGATCTCATGACCCTCAAGACCAGCGATCTCCCCGTCAAACTCGTCGTCTTCGACAACCGCCGCCTCGGCATGGTCAAGTTGGAGCAGGAGCAAGCGGGACTGCCTGAGTACGGCACTTTGCTGGACAACCCGGATTTCGCCGCGGTGGCCACCGCCATGGGCATCACCGGCATCCGTGTCACAGACCCCGCCGATCTGGAGGAGTCGGTACGACGCGCGTTCGCCACACCGGGACCGGTCCTGCTCGACGTACTGACGAACCCTGACGAAATCGCCATCCCGGCCAAACCGACGGTCGGACAGGGCTTTGGGTTCGCCGTCGCCAAGGTGAAGGAGGTCGTACGGAGTCACCGCGAGCCCGACTCGCACTGA
- a CDS encoding FMN-binding glutamate synthase family protein, producing the protein MTRIGLVGLSVFAALAAMGAAAWISSWWWIAGVLFALLGMLGIWDLAQRRHSVLRNYPVIGHARFLMESIRPELQQYFVERNFDGRPFDRDVRSIVYERAKGTDAEEPYGTERDVYRPGHEFLVPSMAPCAVPRTPPRVRIGGPDCTQPYDMALLNVSAMSFGSLSANAVLALNAGAAAGHFAHDTGEGGLSEYHLRPGGDLVWEIGTGYFGCRTEDGGFDAAEFADKAAHDHVKCVSLKLSQGAKPGIGGVLPGPKVNAEIAQVRGVPQGRTVISPPYHRVFSTPRELVRFVARMRDLSGGKPTGFKLCLGSRRQFLAVCKAMLEEGTAPDFIIVDGAEGGTGAAPLEFADHVGAPLTDGLLTVHNALVGAGLRNRIKVGASGKIATGADLVKRLLQGADYGNSARAMMFAVGCIQAQRCHTNTCPTGVTTQNPRRARALDVGDKSVRVQRLQAATVASALQIMASMGVADPDQLRPHMLQRRVDPYTLRSLDEMYECLAPGQLLAEPPSSWAADWEAADPDHFTV; encoded by the coding sequence GTGACACGAATCGGCTTGGTGGGTCTCAGTGTGTTCGCGGCTCTCGCGGCGATGGGTGCCGCCGCGTGGATCTCGTCCTGGTGGTGGATTGCCGGTGTGCTGTTCGCTCTGCTGGGCATGCTCGGGATCTGGGATCTTGCGCAGCGCAGACACTCGGTGCTGCGCAACTACCCAGTCATCGGGCACGCCCGTTTCCTCATGGAGAGCATCCGCCCCGAGCTCCAGCAGTACTTCGTGGAGCGGAACTTCGACGGCCGCCCCTTCGACCGAGACGTACGCAGCATCGTGTACGAACGGGCAAAGGGCACGGATGCCGAGGAGCCCTATGGCACGGAGCGAGACGTCTACCGGCCCGGCCACGAGTTCCTGGTGCCGTCCATGGCGCCCTGCGCGGTCCCCCGGACACCGCCGCGCGTCAGGATCGGCGGCCCCGACTGCACGCAGCCGTACGACATGGCGCTGCTGAACGTGTCCGCCATGAGCTTCGGCTCCCTCTCGGCGAATGCGGTCCTGGCTCTCAACGCTGGTGCGGCGGCCGGGCACTTCGCCCACGACACCGGTGAAGGCGGCCTGTCGGAATACCATTTGCGGCCCGGCGGGGATCTCGTCTGGGAGATCGGCACGGGTTACTTCGGATGCAGGACCGAGGACGGCGGATTCGACGCCGCGGAATTCGCCGACAAGGCGGCCCACGACCACGTGAAATGTGTGTCGCTCAAATTGTCGCAGGGCGCCAAGCCCGGCATCGGCGGAGTGTTGCCGGGGCCCAAGGTCAACGCGGAGATCGCCCAGGTACGGGGCGTGCCCCAGGGGCGGACGGTCATCTCGCCCCCGTACCACCGGGTCTTCTCCACACCTCGTGAACTGGTCCGCTTCGTCGCACGGATGCGAGACCTGTCCGGGGGTAAACCCACAGGATTCAAGCTCTGTCTCGGCTCGCGGCGGCAGTTCCTCGCCGTGTGCAAGGCCATGCTGGAGGAGGGCACGGCCCCTGATTTCATCATCGTGGACGGTGCCGAGGGGGGCACCGGGGCAGCGCCGCTGGAGTTCGCCGACCATGTCGGTGCCCCGCTCACCGATGGTCTGCTCACCGTGCACAACGCCCTCGTCGGCGCCGGCCTCCGAAATCGCATCAAGGTCGGAGCCAGCGGCAAGATCGCCACGGGCGCCGACCTGGTCAAACGCCTCCTCCAGGGCGCCGACTACGGCAACTCGGCGCGCGCGATGATGTTCGCCGTGGGCTGCATACAGGCGCAGCGCTGTCACACCAACACCTGCCCCACTGGGGTCACCACACAAAATCCCCGACGCGCACGCGCCCTGGACGTCGGAGACAAGTCGGTGCGGGTTCAGCGTCTCCAGGCGGCAACCGTGGCCAGCGCCCTCCAGATCATGGCCTCCATGGGTGTGGCAGACCCCGACCAACTGCGTCCGCACATGCTCCAACGGCGCGTCGACCCCTACACCCTGCGGTCTCTCGACGAGATGTACGAATGCCTCGCGCCAGGGCAACTGCTCGCCGAGCCCCCCTCGTCCTGGGCCGCCGACTGGGAAGCTGCCGACCCCGACCACTTCACTGTCTGA
- a CDS encoding PRC-barrel domain containing protein, giving the protein MTENVWNYKSTAGRVTGPDLTGYKVEATDGSIGKVDKHSDEVDDAYLVVDTGAWIFGREVLLPASTVVSIDPDEQKIFVDRTKQQIKDAPEFHREKHLGDPGYHDQLGTYYGAGTPFGGPFI; this is encoded by the coding sequence GTGACTGAGAATGTGTGGAATTACAAGTCGACTGCAGGCCGTGTGACGGGCCCCGACCTCACCGGCTACAAGGTCGAAGCCACGGACGGCAGCATCGGGAAGGTCGACAAGCATTCCGATGAGGTGGATGACGCCTACCTGGTGGTGGACACCGGCGCGTGGATCTTCGGCCGGGAAGTCCTGCTCCCGGCGAGCACGGTCGTCAGTATCGACCCGGACGAGCAGAAGATCTTCGTCGACCGCACCAAGCAGCAGATCAAGGACGCCCCGGAATTCCATCGGGAGAAGCACCTCGGCGACCCGGGCTACCACGACCAGCTGGGCACCTACTACGGCGCCGGCACACCCTTCGGCGGCCCGTTCATCTGA
- a CDS encoding hydrophobic protein — MVPLLLVLLLALILFGAGFALKILWWIAIAVLVLWLIGFVARPKGSSGRWYRW, encoded by the coding sequence ATGGTTCCCCTGCTTCTCGTTCTTCTGCTGGCCCTCATTCTCTTCGGAGCTGGTTTCGCGCTGAAGATTCTGTGGTGGATCGCGATCGCCGTGCTGGTCCTGTGGCTGATCGGCTTCGTCGCCCGCCCGAAGGGCAGCAGCGGCCGCTGGTATCGCTGGTAG
- a CDS encoding aldo/keto reductase — MKHVSLGGLDVSRIGLGAMTMAGTYTTGGGLDDAESIRTIHRALDLGVTHVDTAEIYGPFHSEDIVGRAIKGRRDEVVVATKFGLVSHSGGGPGVVDSSAGNVKAAVEGSLRRLGTDHIDLYYQHRVDPNVPIEETVGAVAELIAEGKVRHIGLSEAGPATIRRAHAVHPVAALQTEYSLWTRDVEAEILPLLRELGIGFVPYSPLGHGLLTGQIRTVDDFADDDWRKTNPRFTGENFRRNLRIVDEVQAIGAEVGATPAQTALAWLLTRGDDIAPIPGTRRVSRVEENTVADSIELSAAQLDRLNDLTPASGERHDEANMAAIDR, encoded by the coding sequence ATGAAGCACGTTTCCCTGGGCGGGCTCGATGTCTCGCGCATCGGTTTGGGCGCCATGACCATGGCCGGCACCTACACGACGGGCGGAGGGCTCGATGACGCCGAGTCGATCCGCACCATCCACCGGGCGCTGGACCTCGGAGTCACGCACGTCGACACCGCTGAGATCTACGGCCCCTTCCATAGTGAAGACATTGTCGGCAGGGCCATCAAGGGCCGCCGTGACGAAGTTGTCGTGGCGACGAAGTTCGGTCTGGTCTCCCACTCCGGTGGCGGTCCCGGCGTTGTGGACAGCAGTGCCGGCAACGTGAAGGCCGCGGTCGAAGGCTCGCTCAGGCGGCTTGGCACCGACCACATCGACCTCTATTACCAGCACCGCGTCGACCCGAACGTTCCCATCGAGGAGACAGTCGGCGCTGTGGCCGAACTGATCGCCGAGGGCAAGGTGCGTCACATCGGGCTGTCCGAGGCCGGCCCTGCCACGATCCGCCGTGCGCACGCCGTGCATCCGGTGGCCGCGCTGCAGACGGAATACTCCTTGTGGACCCGCGACGTCGAGGCCGAAATTCTCCCGTTGTTGCGCGAGCTCGGTATCGGCTTCGTTCCCTACTCGCCGCTTGGCCACGGCCTTCTGACGGGACAGATCCGCACCGTCGACGACTTCGCCGATGACGACTGGCGCAAGACCAACCCGCGTTTCACCGGCGAGAACTTTCGGCGCAACCTGCGCATCGTCGATGAAGTGCAGGCCATCGGCGCCGAGGTCGGGGCAACGCCGGCGCAGACCGCGCTGGCGTGGCTGCTGACCCGTGGCGACGACATCGCCCCCATCCCCGGGACCCGCCGGGTCTCGCGCGTCGAGGAGAACACTGTTGCCGACAGCATCGAACTCAGCGCCGCTCAGCTGGACCGTTTGAACGACCTCACCCCGGCCTCGGGCGAGCGCCACGACGAGGCGAACATGGCCGCCATCGACCGCTGA
- a CDS encoding helix-turn-helix transcriptional regulator — translation MDRSSEIREFLRTRRARITPEQAGLTPHQGARRVSGLRREEVAQLAGVSVDYYIRLERGRIQGVSEVVWEAVARALQLDDTERAHLFDLAQPATGRTRRRRPLAPQRVRPALYRTLDALGVPAIVQGRRMDILAANRLGYALVADFQARPHRDRNAARFVFLDEAARSLYTDWERVAADCVAILRLYAGRHPDDPQLTELIGELSLHSDAFRRMWADHDVQAHTTGTKRLHHPLVGDLTLDYVVLAVEDDPEQTLVIYTPEPASPTAEALNILASWTGTPPTCRPAPDRTPDTAG, via the coding sequence ATGGACCGGAGCAGTGAGATCCGCGAGTTCCTGCGTACCCGCAGGGCCCGGATCACCCCTGAACAGGCCGGCCTCACCCCTCACCAGGGCGCCCGCCGCGTTTCGGGACTGCGGCGCGAAGAAGTCGCCCAACTGGCCGGAGTCAGCGTCGACTACTACATCCGCCTGGAACGGGGCCGCATCCAAGGTGTCTCGGAAGTCGTCTGGGAGGCCGTCGCCCGCGCTCTGCAGCTGGACGACACCGAACGCGCCCACCTCTTCGACCTCGCCCAGCCCGCCACCGGCCGGACCCGCCGCAGGCGTCCGCTCGCCCCGCAGAGGGTCCGTCCCGCCCTCTACCGCACCCTGGACGCCCTCGGTGTCCCCGCCATCGTCCAGGGCCGGCGCATGGACATCCTGGCGGCCAACCGGCTCGGATACGCCCTGGTCGCCGACTTCCAAGCCCGGCCCCACCGCGACCGCAACGCCGCACGCTTCGTCTTCCTCGACGAAGCCGCCCGCTCGCTGTACACCGACTGGGAACGGGTGGCCGCCGACTGCGTCGCCATCCTGCGCCTGTACGCCGGCCGCCACCCCGACGACCCACAACTCACCGAGCTGATCGGCGAACTGTCCCTGCACAGCGACGCGTTCCGCCGCATGTGGGCCGACCACGACGTTCAGGCTCACACCACCGGTACCAAACGCCTCCACCACCCGCTGGTCGGCGACCTCACCCTCGACTACGTCGTCCTGGCCGTCGAAGACGACCCCGAGCAGACTCTCGTCATCTACACCCCGGAACCGGCCTCACCCACTGCTGAAGCCCTCAACATCCTGGCCAGCTGGACCGGCACGCCCCCCACCTGCCGGCCCGCTCCCGATCGGACGCCCGACACAGCAGGCTGA
- a CDS encoding PP2C family protein-serine/threonine phosphatase, protein MTTASITTPLGQFLRSWRRSAPGPLWLVVPLVLIVAIPVADHFLPPEIHLGHLLIVAPAVTSVVAGPRLTALIGGLAVVSLIVAGTERGVLTTESVLVEFGSLAALSTLLVIFSLLRDRLWLELLRVRSVSDATQRVVLRPLPDRAGPVSIASEYRSAEADTRIGGDLYAVARASDSTRLVIGDVRGKGLASISDTAIMLGAFRAAAHRQSPLPELVAYLEGAVRWGLAEFSESSGSEADVGERFVTAVVVDIPDNEPVVHVISCGHPPPLLLRNGTATALNVPTPALPLGLGGLSDESYVQATFPFAYGDRLLLYTDGVSETRDGQGTFYPLAERTAAWSDQAPGPLVQKITADLKAYAAGPLNDDMAMIVVQRDESPGSPSKPPGQQVPHHDRHHPGRGADGVVHSVDDRGPTAGPSRPHAHPPHPAGAGNNWSQAPKTAE, encoded by the coding sequence GTGACAACTGCGAGCATCACCACACCACTGGGTCAGTTCCTGCGGTCCTGGCGACGGTCGGCGCCGGGTCCTCTGTGGTTGGTGGTGCCTCTGGTGCTGATCGTCGCCATACCGGTGGCCGACCACTTCCTGCCTCCGGAAATCCATCTGGGCCACCTGCTCATCGTGGCCCCGGCGGTCACCTCCGTCGTCGCGGGCCCTCGGCTCACTGCGTTGATCGGCGGGCTCGCGGTGGTTTCTCTCATCGTCGCGGGGACGGAGCGCGGCGTCCTGACCACCGAGAGTGTCCTCGTCGAGTTCGGCTCCCTCGCGGCGCTATCCACCCTCTTGGTGATCTTCTCTCTTCTGCGGGACCGACTGTGGCTGGAGCTGCTCCGGGTACGTTCGGTCTCCGACGCGACACAGCGCGTCGTCCTGCGCCCGCTGCCGGACAGGGCCGGACCGGTGTCCATCGCCTCGGAGTACCGCAGCGCCGAGGCCGACACCCGCATCGGCGGCGACCTGTATGCCGTTGCCCGCGCCTCCGACTCCACCCGGCTGGTCATCGGGGACGTACGGGGCAAAGGCCTCGCCTCGATCAGCGACACCGCGATCATGCTGGGCGCCTTCCGCGCCGCGGCCCACCGCCAGTCCCCACTGCCGGAGCTGGTCGCGTACCTGGAGGGCGCCGTCCGCTGGGGCCTGGCGGAGTTCTCGGAGTCTTCAGGGTCCGAGGCGGATGTCGGGGAGCGCTTCGTGACCGCCGTGGTGGTCGACATCCCGGACAACGAGCCGGTGGTCCACGTGATCAGCTGCGGGCATCCGCCGCCGCTTCTGCTGCGCAATGGCACCGCGACCGCGCTCAATGTGCCCACCCCCGCACTGCCTCTCGGTCTCGGCGGGCTGTCCGACGAGTCCTACGTCCAGGCGACCTTCCCGTTCGCCTACGGCGACCGGCTCCTGCTCTACACCGACGGCGTCAGCGAGACGCGCGACGGACAGGGCACCTTCTACCCGCTCGCCGAGCGCACCGCCGCCTGGAGCGATCAGGCCCCCGGACCACTGGTGCAGAAGATCACCGCCGATCTCAAGGCGTACGCAGCAGGCCCCCTGAACGACGACATGGCGATGATCGTCGTCCAGCGCGACGAATCACCGGGCAGTCCGAGCAAGCCGCCCGGTCAGCAGGTCCCCCACCACGATCGGCATCATCCGGGTAGGGGGGCCGATGGCGTGGTGCACAGCGTTGACGACCGCGGGCCGACAGCAGGACCCAGCAGACCTCACGCACACCCTCCACACCCGGCGGGCGCCGGCAACAACTGGAGTCAGGCCCCCAAGACGGCCGAATGA
- a CDS encoding SH3 domain-containing protein, with the protein MLKILERRARRIAAGSGAAAVVVLGSPLLAAAAPAQVTAPVQPYATVTSQSGLNERQYPSTDSSVVNILEYQDQVGLRCKVRAQTIAGNDVWYLLRDTQAWISAGYVVRTGTVPYCKDIQVNRLTHTPQATDAMG; encoded by the coding sequence ATGTTGAAGATCTTGGAGAGGCGCGCTCGGCGCATCGCGGCGGGCTCGGGTGCTGCCGCAGTCGTCGTGCTCGGTTCTCCGCTGCTTGCCGCTGCTGCTCCTGCTCAGGTCACTGCTCCCGTACAGCCCTATGCCACGGTGACCAGTCAGAGTGGTTTGAACGAGCGGCAGTACCCCAGCACCGACTCGTCGGTGGTGAACATCCTCGAGTACCAGGATCAAGTGGGCCTGCGATGCAAGGTCCGGGCGCAGACCATCGCCGGCAACGACGTCTGGTACCTGTTGCGTGACACGCAGGCATGGATCTCGGCGGGTTACGTAGTGCGGACCGGGACCGTCCCGTATTGCAAGGACATCCAGGTGAACCGGCTCACTCACACCCCGCAGGCCACCGACGCCATGGGCTGA
- a CDS encoding IclR family transcriptional regulator, which yields MGDQVGPELIASVERSLRLLEAVGAHEAGAPAQQLAVETGLPLAGVRRLLPALARDGYVTELDDGAFVLSCRHHPLGADYNGKELVERIRPVLMSLRDDFSVAVYLTMYEQGEIRVMEIVDSAQAPRVDFWVDFQDAGHATALGKSVLRELDEEARADYLSRHSLTELTPRTITRREELMRQLDSSLTEPVVMDREEYSRGTTCAAVPVYSGDQVGSLGISFRSDWMYRTTRVRTGMLSAAMCLTRRLSLPD from the coding sequence ATGGGTGACCAGGTCGGCCCCGAGCTCATCGCGTCCGTCGAGCGCTCCCTGCGCCTGTTGGAGGCCGTAGGGGCGCACGAGGCAGGCGCCCCTGCGCAGCAGCTGGCCGTGGAGACGGGACTGCCCTTGGCCGGCGTCCGTCGGTTGCTACCCGCACTCGCCCGGGACGGATACGTGACAGAGCTGGACGACGGCGCATTCGTCCTCTCCTGCAGACATCACCCGCTCGGCGCGGATTACAACGGGAAGGAGCTGGTGGAGCGCATACGCCCGGTCCTGATGTCTCTACGGGACGATTTTTCGGTCGCTGTCTATCTGACCATGTACGAGCAAGGCGAAATCCGTGTCATGGAAATCGTCGACAGTGCGCAGGCTCCGCGTGTGGACTTCTGGGTGGACTTCCAGGACGCCGGACACGCCACCGCGCTGGGCAAGAGCGTGCTCCGTGAGCTGGACGAGGAGGCGCGCGCCGACTACCTCTCCCGGCACTCCCTGACCGAACTCACGCCCCGCACCATCACGCGCAGGGAGGAGCTGATGCGGCAACTCGACTCCTCACTGACAGAACCGGTTGTCATGGACCGGGAAGAGTACTCCCGCGGAACGACGTGCGCCGCGGTGCCCGTGTACAGCGGTGACCAGGTCGGTTCGCTGGGTATCTCCTTCCGGTCGGACTGGATGTACCGGACCACCCGGGTCCGGACGGGGATGCTGTCGGCGGCGATGTGCTTGACCAGGAGGCTCTCGCTCCCTGACTGA